The Mailhella massiliensis genome segment CGAACATGGTCACGACGGCGATGAGCACGGCGGAGAGCACGGCGGTGGCGATGAGGCCCTTGTACAGAGCACGCATGATCTTGCCGTCGGAACCGAGCTTCACGAAGAAGGTGCCGGCCACCGAGGCCACGATGCACACGCCGCTGATGAGCAGCGGGAACATCATCATCTTGGTCTGCAGAGCGCCTTCGAAGAAGATGGAGGCCAGAAGCATGGTGGCCACCACGGTCACGGCGTAGGTTTCAAAAAGGTCGGCGGCCATGCCGGCGCAGTCGCCCACGTTGTCGCCCACGTTGTCGGCGATAACGGCGGGGTTGCGGGGGTCGTCTTCAGGAATGCCGGCTTCCACCTTGCCCACGAGGTCGGCACCCACGTCGGCGCCCTTGGTGAAGATGCCGCCGCCGAGACGGGCGAAGATGGAGATGAGGGAGGCGCCGAAGGAGAGAGCCACCAGAGCCTGCATGGTCTGTTCGGTGGACACGCCGAAGATGGAGAGAACGGCGTAGTACACGGAAACGCCGAGCAGGCCGAGACCCACCACCAGCATACCGGTGATGGCGCCGGACTGGAAGGAGATGTTCAGCGCGGGAACCATGCCCTTTTCGGCGGCAGCGGCGGTGCGCACGTTGGCGCGCACGGACACGTTCATGCCGATGAAGCCGGCGAGGCCGGACAGCACGGCGCCGAGCACGAAGCCCAGGGCGGTGAGGAAGGACATGGTGAACAGAAGCAGCACGGCCACCACCACGCCCACGATGGCGATGGTGCGGTACTGGCGCTTCAGATAGGCCTGAGCGCCTTCCTGAATGGCGCCGGCGATACGCTGCATATCCTCATTGCCGGTGGAGGCGGCGAGGATGTTTTTGGCCGTCTTGAACGCGTAGTACAGCGCAAAGGCCGCGCACGCGAAGACGATCACCAGAGAAAAGAAAGTCATACATACCCCCGACAGGTAGGCTGAAAGTGGAAAAACCGAACATTGGACGGGCAGGCCCGCCTGCCCGTGACTCCCTGTGATTTAAGGAACGTCAAGAATATATAAATTCCCTGCCGATGACAAGCCTTGCCCGTTGGGAACGGGAAGGCGCGCATGGACTTTTTTTTCGCTTGAAGGTACAGGAAAACAGAGTCTTCCTTCCCTGAAAAAGAGCGGGAAGAGCAGCGTTTTTATCATGTTGCGGGCCGGGCGGCGAATATTGCTCCGCCGTTGGAGCATCCGGGAGCCTTTCCGTCTCGCCCCGTCGCGCATTCCGCCCCGGGATGATTGCCCGGAAGGAAACAACACAAGGAACAGCCATGGAATCAAACGCGTTCGTGATGCATAACGGAATTGCCGTGCCTCATCCGGGCTTCGGCACCTGCAAGATACCGGAAGAGGACGTCTGCGGAACCGTGCTGCGCGCTCTGGAGGTCGGGTATCGTCATTTCGACACCGCCGCGCTGTACGGCAACGAGGTACAGGTGGGGGAAGGCTTGCGCAAAAGCGCTTTTCCGCGCGAGGAACTCTTTGTCGTGAGCAAGGTATGGAACACGGAACGGGGATACGAGCGCACGAAGGCGGCCTTTGAGGCCTCGCTGGAAAGGCTGGGACTTGATTATCTCGATCTGTACCTCATCCACTGGCCCGCCAACAGAAAGCAGTTCGGCGACGAGGCGGAAAACATCAACGCGCAGACGTGGCGCGCGCTGGAAGATCTGTATGCCGAAGGCCGTGTGCGCGCCATAGGGGTGAGCAATTTTCTGCCCCATCATCTGGAGGCCCTTGCCCGGACGGCACGCGTGCTGCCCATGGTGAACCAGATAGAATGTCATCCCGGCTGGCTTCAGTTGCCGGTGGTGGAATACTGCCATGAGCACGGCATCGTGGTGGAGGCCTGGAGTCCCCTCGGGCGCAGGGCCGTGCTCGATCATCCTGTGCTTCGGGAAGTGGCGGAGAAAAGGGGCATGACCACGGCGCAGGTATGCCTTGCCTGGCTGCTCGGCCACGGCGTGCTGCCTCTTCCCAAGAGTGTGGACCCGGTGCGCATGGAGCAGAATTTCCATGCGGAGGCCGTGCTCGACGAAAGGGAGATAAGGGCCGTGGACGCGCTCGCGCCCATGGGCAACTGCGACGACCCGGACTCCGTGGACTTCTGATCCCGTCCGGGAGCGCACAGAGACGGGGCCCGGCAGGATTTTTCTCCGGCGGAAAGGCTGCTCCGGTTCGCGTTCCGGGGCCTTCCGCCGGAAAACATGCAGACTTTTCCCGCCTTCGGGGCGGGACAGGCACGGGCGGCGGGATGGCGCCTTGAAAAGCACCGCCGCCGGGGTGCCATACAGGAGAACGAGATGTCATTGAAAGAGCGCCTCGGCCTAAACGGGGCCCCCCTTTATGTGATGGACGGCAACGCCTTTCTGTTCCGGGGATATTTCGCCAATGCCGGAATGACGCGTTCCGACGGCTTCCCCACGGGCGCGCTGCACATCGTGGGCCGGGTGCTGCTCAAGCTTCTCAGAGAGGAGCGGCCCGAACACTTCGTCTTTGTCATGGACGGGCACGGCAGGCATTTCAGACATGAGATATTTCCGGCCTACAAGGCCAACCGTCCCACGCCGCCGGAGGGGCTTGTCGCGCAGATAGAGCCCCTGCAGGACATGGTGCGCGCGCTGGGCATGAAGGTGGTGGTTTCCGAGGGATGCGAAGCGGACGACTGCATTGCGAGCCTTGCCTCCCGATACGCCGGGGAACGCCCCGTCGTCATCATCGGCATGGACAAGGACCTGCGTCAGTGTCTCGCTCCCGGAGTGGTCATGTGGGACCCCGCCTCCCGCGAGGAAAAGATCATCACTCTGGAATCCTTCCGCAGGGAAACGGGGCTTGAACCTTCCCAGTGGCCGGACGTGCAGGCCCTCATCGGCGATTCTTCCGACAACGTGCCCGGAGTGAAGGGCATAGGCGAGAAGACGGCGGAAAAGCTGTTCCGTGATTTTAAGAATCTGGAAGACGTGCGCGACCGCATGGCCGACGTTCCCCCTTCCGTACGCAGGAAGCTGGAAGGCAACGAAGAGGCCATGTTCCTCTACCGCGATCTGACGCGGCTCCATACGGACTGCTGCGCCCATACGCTGGAAGAGATGGCGGTGCGTCCTCTGGACAGACAGAAGGCGCGCACCTTCCTGCGGGAATTTGAAATGAATTTCCTGCTGCGCGAACTGGGCAGCCTTGTCCGTCAGGGCATCGTCGCTTCCACGGGAGAAGAGGAGCAGGCTCCCGCACCCGGAACCAGAGCGGGACGGCAGCTTTCGCTTTTCGACGTCGCGCCCGCCGTGCCTGCCATGGAAAGCGTGGAGGATGCGTCCGCGCTTCCTTCCTGTGCGGGCAGGGAGGCGGCCGTCACTCCGGCTCCCGCGGTGGGAGGATTCCACGGCGCCGGTCTCTGCGTGGCCGTGCGCACGCCTTCCGGCGTGAAGGAAACGCTCTTTTCCGGCGATCCGCGCGCGCTTGCGGCATGGGCCGGCGAGGCGTCGCTTCTGGTGACGCCGGACATGAAGCGCCTTCTGCACGGACACAGGGCCTTCGGCACCATTGCTCCCGCGCGCTGTTTCGACCTCGGGCTTGCCGCGTACCTGCTGGCTCCGGAAGACAGAGATTACGGATGGCCCAGCCTTTCGGCCCGTCATGCGGAAAGGAGCGGTCTGCCCATGGAGCGGCCCGCCTCCATGGCTCTTTCCCTGTACGACGACATGGTGAAGCGCCTGGAACACGACGGACTTCTGCCCCTGCTCCGGGACATGGAAATGCCCCTTATTCCCGTTCTTGCCTCCATGGAGGATGCGGGCATCACCATCGACAGGCAGGCCCTCAGGCAGTTCCTCGACGAGGTGCAGGAAGAGCTGGACGCGCTGACGCTGCGCATCTACAAGGAGGCGGGGCAGGAATTCAATATCCGCTCCGCCCAGCAGATAGGCGAAATACTTTTTAAAAAGCTGGGGCTTGCCGCAGCCAGGTCCACCAAGGGAGGGCAGGCTTCCACCTCGCAGGCGGTGCTGGAAAAGCTTTCCGGCAAACACCCCGTGGTGGACGCGCTGCTGGAATTCCGCAAGCTGGAGAAAATGCGTTCCACCTATCTGGAGCCGCTCCCCCGCCTTGCAGGGCCTGACAGCCGCATACACACCACCTTCAACCAGACGGCTACGGCCACGGGCAGGCTTTCTTCCAGCAACCCCAACCTCCAGAACATTCCCGTGCGCGGCGATCTGGGGCGGCGTATGCGCACCTGCTTCACCGCAGGGCCGGGCATGAGCCTTGTTTCCGCCGACTATTCGCAGGTGGAACTTCGGGTGCTCGCCCATTATTCCCAGGACCCGACGCTGCTTTCCGCCTTCCGCAATGGGGAGGACATTCATACCCGCACGGCCGCGCTTCTGTATGATGTGGATCCTTCGCAGATAGGGCCGGATGAACGCCGCAGGGCCAAGACCATCAACTTCGGCCTCATTTACGGCATGGGTGCGCGCAAGCTCGGGCAGGATCTGGGTATTCCCCTTTCGGAAGCGCGCATGTTCATCGAGCGCTACTTCGCCCGCTTTGCCCACATCAAGGAATTTTTCGACAGCGTGGAGGAAGAGGCGCGCAAAAACGGTTATGTGACCACCATTTCCGGTCGTCGCCGCCCCCTGCCCGACATGCTCTCCCAGAGCGGGCAGGCCCGGGCCCTCGCCGAGAGGCAGGCCGTGAACACCCTTATTCAGGGGTCCGCCGCCGACCTCATCAAGTTCGCCATGCTGGCGGTGTACCGTGATGAGGAACTCCGGCGCAGAAAGGCGCGCCTGCTGCTTCAGATACACGACGAACTCATTGTGGAAGCGCCGGAAGCGGAGGCGCAGGCCGTGGCCTCGCGCCTTGCCGCGCTCATGACCGACACCTCGGCCTGGGGCATGGAACTTCGCGTCCCCCTTGTGGCCGATGCGGGTGTGGGCCATAACTGGGGCGAGGCGCACTAGACGGCGGAAAGCCGGGAATGCGTCTTCTCTGGAAGGCAGGGGCGGAGAGACAAGGGAGAGCGCGTTCTTTTCCGGGAACCTTCCGGCCGTACTCCGGCGGGATGCCGCCCGGCCGTTTGCCGCCCTCTTCGGCGTGTTTGCCGGAAACGATTCGGATTCATGGGCTTTTGCCCTCAACAGACGAGAACAGTATGGCACTTCTTTCCCTTCAGAACGCCTGCCTCACGCTGGGCAGCAAACAGCTTCTGGATCATACCGAAATTTATGTGGAGCAGGGCGACAGGCTCTGCATCGTGGGCCGCAACGGCGTGGGCAAGTCCTCCCTTCTTTCCGTGCTGGCCGGGCGTCTGCCTCTGGACGCCGGGGAACGGCACGAGGAACCGGGCCTGCGCATCGGCTATGTGCAGCAGGCCGTGCCCGATCACTGGCGCGGTTTCGTATTCGGCGTGACGGCCGACGCGCTGGGCAGGGAAGGGCATCTTCTGGCTGCGGCGCATCTCATCGCTTCCGACAGGCGCGATCTGCTGCCCCCGGACCTTGCCCGTGAGGCGGACATGGTCATGGAGCACGGCGAGGTGTGGGAACGGCACGGCGAGGTGCTCGGCGTCATCAACAGCCTGGGGCTCGACCCGGAGGCGGATTTTTCCACCCTTTCCGGCGGAACGCGCCGCCGCGTCGCCCTTGCCCGGGCGCTCATCGCCTCGGATGTGCTTCTGCTCGACGAACCTACGAACCATCTGGACATCAGCACCATAAGCTGGCTGGAAGAATATCTGGCAAGGCAGGCCCGTACGCTGGTTTTCATCAGCCACGACCGTGCGTTCGTGCGTCGTCTGGCCACGCGCATGGTGGAGCTCGACCGTGCGAAGCTCTACAGCTATGCCTGCAACTTCGATGCCTTTCTGGAGCGCCGGGAAGAACGTCTTCATGCGGAAGACATGCAGAACGCCGTGTTCGACAAGAAGCTCGCACAGGAGGAAGTGTGGATACGGCAGGGCATCAAGGCCCGCCGTACCCGCAACATGGGCCGCGTGCGGGAACTTCTGAAAATGCGCGAGGAGCGCGCCGCGCGCAAGGCGAGAATGGGCACGGCCACGTTCAATGTGCAGGAGGCCGAAAAGTCGGGCAGACTGGTGGCGGAGATGAAGGATGTTTCCTTCACCTGGCCGGACGGTTACAAGGTGTTCGAGGGCGCTTCGCTCATCATTCAGCGCGGCGACAAGATAGGCCTCATCGGCGACAACGGCGCAGGCAAGACCACCTTCCTGCGCGTGCTTCTCGGCGAACTTCCCCCTTCTTCCGGCACGGTCCGCCTCGGCACCGGGCTGGAAATCGCCTATTTCGACCAGTTGCGCGATTCGCTGGACGATGAAAAGAGCGTGATGGACAGCGTGGCCGAAGGCAACGACAGAGTGACCATCAACGGCGAACCGCGCCATGTGGCAAGCTATCTTCAGGATTTTCTCTTTGATTCCAGCAGGCTGAGAACTCCCGTAGGCCTTCTTTCCGGCGGGGAGCGCAACCGCCTTTTGCTGGCGAAGCTCTTTACCCGGCCTTCCAACCTGCTGGTGCTCGACGAACCCACCAACGACCTGGATGCGGAAACGCTGGAACTTCTGGAGGAAATGCTTTCCTCCTACAAGGGAACCGTCATCGTGGTCAGCCACGACCGTGCCTTCCTCGACGAACTTGTGACCGGTACCATCGCCCTTGAAGGCGACGGCAGGGTGCGCGAATATGTGGGCGGCTATACCGACTGGCTGCGCCAGCGCGACAGGCCGGAGGAAAAGAAGCCGGCTTCGTCCTCCAGAGAGACGTGGAAGGAGAACGCCCCCAAAAAGCGCCGCCTTTCCTACAAGGAACAACGCGAGCAGGAGGCGCTGCAGAAGGAGCAGGAGGAACTTCCCGCAAGGCTGGAGGCTCTGGAGCAGGAGCAGAAGAAGCTTGAGGCGGCCCTTGCCGACCCCGACCTTTTCGGCCGCGACCCGGAAGCATTCAATACCATGATCGCCCGTCTGCCCGAGGTGGAGGAGGAGCAGCTTGCCCTTCTGGAGCGCAGCGAGGAAATTGAGGCACGACTCAAGGAACTTGAGCTTTAGCATGGTTCCGGGCCCTCTGGCGGGAGCGCCCGTACCGGATGTCCCTGAGAGAAAAGCGGGGCGGCCGTTTTCCGGCCGCCCCGCTTCGTATGCTCTGCGCATGGGGAAAGGAAATTTTTTCGTCCCTGTCTTCGGGGGAAGGCTCAGATTTTTTCTTCGGCCTTGTGTTCCATCTGATGGCGGGACACCTTCACCATGAGTTCCGTGACGTGGAAGTCGCTGTTGCTGGTGGTCCAGTAATCGGTGACGTAGCGCTCGTAGCAGTCTTCGCCCATGGCGTAGCCGTGGCGTCGCATCCAGCCTATGAAGCGTTTGTAGGTTTCGCCTATGCGTTCCTGCGGGCCTACATGGTAGCAGGATGCCATCATGCAGCCGCCGAAATCCACTCTGCCGCCTCCGCCGCTGGGTTCGAGCACGCGCTGCATGATGCGCACGGTCTGCGCGTTGCCCTCCACCCTGTCCTTCATGCTGGAAAAATGGATATACACCGGTCCGGTGATGGCGTTGTTCGTTTTTTCCACATAGCTCATGAAGTCGAGATTGATGATGGCGGATTTGATGTCGCCGTCGAAGGGCTGTTCCTGAAAAAGAAGCTGCCTGCCCTCCACATATTTGACCGAGACTTCGCTCACGCCTTCGGTGATGACGGTTTCCGCCTCCCGGATGAGATCCTGCCAGTCGCGCACCGATTCCTCGCAGCGCCTGAGTTCTATCTGCGCCTTCTGCAGTTCGTCGAGCTTCTGTTCGAAGGCCGCGCGCAAGGCGCCGTACACGTTGCCCTGACTGCCGGAAATGAAACGCCGCATTTCATCGAGCTTGAACCCCATCTGCTTGTAGTATTTGAGCACGGGCACAAGAAGCAGTTCGTCATGCGTGTACATGCGATAGTTGTTGTAGTCGTGGCGCAGCGAGGAGATGAGCCCTATCTTGTCGTAGAAACGCAGGGCTTTTTTCGACACGTTGCAAAGCTGGCTCAGTTCGCCGATGGAGTATTGTTGCTTGCGCGGCATGAAGAATCCTTCCGGGAAGGGCGATGGCGGGGAAAAACGGCCTTAGCCATATCAATCATAGCTCTTTTCATGTGTTTTTGCCAGAGGCGGCAGCGGCTCTCCGCGGAGGGGCAGACAGGAGAAAAGTCCCTGCTTGACGCTCCGGGCGGGGCGGCTTAGAACCGATGATAATCCCCTGAATATCGTGATATGTCTTTTGGATGGCGCCGCCGTGCGGAGGAGATGAGCATGATGGAACAGCCGTATTTCGCCCCGACGGTGGAAGAGAGTTATTACCGCCTTCTTACGCATATTCCCGGCATGGTGTACCGCTGCCGCGCCGAAAAGGTGGTGGAAAGCGACGGCGGCCAGCACTTTGAATATGTGCTGGAGTTCGTCAGCGAAGGGAGCGAGCGGCTCATCGGCATTGCCGCAGGCGTCATGCTCGGCCAGAACCAGAACGTCATCGAACGCATGACGCATCCCGACGATCTGCAGAGGCAGCGCCAGGAGATATACGACAGGGTGGTGGCCCATGAGCCGTATCAGGTCATGTACAGGCTGCTTCTGCCCGGCAACGTGACCAAATGGGTGTGGGATCAGGGCGAGGGCGTCTACGGGCCGGACGACGGGTTGTGGTATCTGGAAGGCCTCATCATGGATGTGAGCGAGCAGAAGCTCATGGAGCTGAGTCTCCGTGAGGAAAACCGTCAGTTCCGGGCTTCCTCCTCCAATCTGTTCGGGCTCGGCAATCTTGTGGGCCAGAGCGAAAGTATGCGCCGCGTGTACGAGCTTATTCTGAAGGCGGCGGAAACCGATACCAACGTCATCATTTACGGGGAAACCGGTGCGGGAAAGGACGTGGCGGCGCGCGCCATCCATGCCCTTAGCGGCAGAAAGGGCCCCTATGTGCCCGTGAACTGCGGAGCCATTCCCGAAACGCTCATGGAAAGCGAGTTCTTCGGGCACACCAAGGGGGCGTTCACCGGCGCTACCGGCAGCAAGGAGGGGTATATCGCCGCCGCCGACGGGGGAACGCTTTTTCTTGACGAAATAGGGGAACTGCCGCTGCATCTTCAGGTAAAGCTTCTGCGTACGCTGGAAAACAAGATGTACACGCCCGTGGGAAGCCATACGCCGAAGACGTCGAGCTTCCGTCTCGTGGCCGCCACCAATCAGGACCTGCGGAAAATGGTCAGGGAAAAGAAGATGCGCGCAGATTTTTATTATCGCGTGCATGTTCTGGCCATTACCATTCCTCCCCTCAGAGACAGACTCGGTGACCTGCCTCTGCTTACGGCCGCATGGCAGGAGAGGCGCGGACTTCAGATGGATATTCCGCTCAATGTGCGTCTTGCCATGGAGCGTTATCCCTGGCCGGGCAATATTCGAGAGCTTTACAACTTCCTCGACCGTTACGCGGCCTTCGGCGACGCGGCGCTGGATTCTCTGGGCGATGCCGCCCGGTCTTCGCTCTCCCTTCTGCCGCCGGAGCTGGAAGAAGGGGTGACGCTGGAGGAAGCCACCCTTCAACTGGAGGAAAAGCTCATCCGCAAGACGCTGGAAGCCTGCCGCTGGCACAGGGGAGAGGCCGCCAAACGTCTGGGCCTCAACGTGCGTACCCTGCAGAGGAAAATGAAGCGCCTGGGGCTCGGCGGCAGGGGCGGCAGGGACGGGGCGGACATGTAGTCCCTGTCTGTACTGTCCGGCATACCGCGGAAACTTGCGGAGCCCGGTGGAATTCCCGTTGCGGGGGAAGGCCGGGCCGTGAGTCTTTCAGTGTTTTACTGCGTCGGAGAAGACGTTGATGACCACCACGCCCGCGATGATGAGTCCGAGCCCGATGTAGGCGGGCAGATCCAGATGCTGCCGGAAGTAGAAAACGCCCACGGCGGAGATGAGTACGATGCCGAGCGCGCACCAGATGGCGTAGGCAATGCCTACGGGCATGGTTTTGAGCACATGGGAAAAGGTGTAGAAGGAAACGATATAGCCTGCGATGCAGCACAGAGTGGGCACAAGCCTTGTGAACTGTTTTGAGGCATTCAGGCTGGAAGTGGCGAAGGTTTCGGCCAGAATGGCCAGCAGAAGAAGGCCGTAGGTGGTGAGTGCGCCGCGCATAAGCTCTCCCGGAAGAAGGGTGAATAAGGCAGGGCGGGCATGAACCCGAAGCGGGATGAAGCAACAGCCCGGAACGGGCGGGCGAGGCTTCTCCAGGAAAAAAAGGGCCGTCTTTGGGAGAAAAGACGGCCCCGAGAGAGAGGGAATGCCCGTTAGAGCGCTTCCCTGTAGGCCTCGGCGGAGTGCAGGGCCTCCACGGCGGCCATGTCTTCGGGCTTCACTTTGATGAGCCAGCCCTTTTCATAACAGGATGCGTTGAGCAGGGTGGGGGTGTCGCCGAGTTCTTCGTTTACGGCAACGACTTCACCGGCCACGGGCATGAAGAGCTTGTTCACGGACTTGATGGATTCCACTTCGCCGAATTCGTCGCCCGCGCCGAAGCTGTCGCCTTAGGAAGGAAGGTTGACATACACCACTTCGCCGAGCTGATCCTGAGCGTAGTCGCTCACGCCCACGACGATTTCATCGCCGTCTACGCGGACCCAGATGTGTTCGTCGGTGTACTTGAGGTTCGCGGGCAGGTTGAGTTCCGCAATGTTCCTGGCCATGGGGGATTCCTTGGAAAAGAGGTTATTCCGCAATGCCTGCGGCGGCTTCCATCACGCCTTCGGCCAGCGTGGGATGGGCATGGATGGTGCGGGCGATGTCGGAAACCTTCGCTCCCATCTCAAGGGCGAGGGCGCATTCGGCAATGAGGTCCGTGGCATGGGCGCCGGCAAAGTGCGCGCCGAGGAGTCTGCCGCTTTCCTTGTCCGCCACCAGCTTGAACACGCCGGGCAGTTCGCCCATGGCCTGCGCCTTGCCCAGTTCCCGGAACTGGAATTCCGAGGTGACGACGTCGAAGCCCTTGGCCTTGGCCTGCGCTTCGGTAAGGCCCACGTCGCCGATTTCCGGCGAGCTGAAGATGCCGGAGGGGACCACGTCGTAATTGGGCTTTTCGCTCGCGCCGAAGATGTTGGCCACGGCCACATGCGCTTCGGCAGAGGCCATGTGCGCCAGCATGATGCGCGCGGGGCCGAGAATGTCGCCGATGGCGTAGATGCCGGGCACGGAGGTTTCGAGCTGGTCGTTCACGGTGATGTAGCCGCGCTTGTCGGTGGCGACTCCCGCTTCGGCAAGGCCGAGGCCGTCGGTCACGGGCACGCGGCCGATGGTCATGAAGATGCAGTCGGCCTCAAGGGTGACGGGCTTTTTGGCGGAGGCGGGCACAAGCTCGGGAGCGAGGAAGGGAGAGGGGCCGAGGTCGGCAAAGACCCTGCCGTCTTCCACCTTCGTGGCGTTCACGGTACGGGCGAGTTCCACCTTGATGCCCTTCTTCTTGGCTTCGCGCAGGAGGAGCCTGCTCATTTCCTCGTCCACGGAAGGCACGGGCAGAAGGCGGTTCTGCCCTTCCACGATGGTCACTTCGCTGCCGAAGGCGCGGAAGATGAAGGCCAGTTCCGTGCCGACCACGCCGCCGCCCACGATGATGAGGCGCGCGGGCACATGGTCGAGTTCCAGAGCTTCATTGCTGGAAAGAATATATTTGCCGTCCACGGGCAGGGAGGGGAGATTCAGCACGTTGGAGCCGGTGGCGATGATGACCCTGTCGCCTTCGATGTCCTGAACCGTGCCGTCGGCAAGGGTGGCCTGCACGAGGTTTGCGCTCACCACGCGGCCGCGGCCCATGACCACGTTGACCTTCAGCTTCCGGCAGGTCTTTTCGAGGCCCCCGCGCAGGGTTTCGGAAACCTTGCGCTTTCTGGCGATGACGGAGGGCATGTCCACGGAAGGGGCGCCTTCGCAGGAAATGCCGAATTCTCCGGCGCGGCGGATGGTTTCCAGCGCTTCTGCCGAGGATTTCAGGGTTTTGGTGGGAATGCAGCCGCAGTTGAGACAGGTGCCGCCGAGCCAGGTGGATTCCACGAGGGTGACGTCCGCGCCGCGTTTTGCGGCATCGAAGGCGGCCGTATAGCCGCCGGGGCCTGCACCGATGACGGTGATGCGCATGGGGAACCTTTCCTTGTTTTTCTGCCGCGTCCCGGGAGCGCCGCGGAGAAGCGGCCTTTCACGGGATGCGGGCAGGGGAAAAATCAGTCGTCGTCGCAGACGGGATTGAGCTTGTATTCCATTTCTATGCCGTCATGGAGGGAACCGGTGACGAGGCAGCCGTTCTTCATGACGCGGGCCACGCGGTCGAAGGTGTCGAGGTCCTCTTCATCGATGCCCACGTTGGCGGTGATGGTGATCTTCAGAACGCGGCTCTGGCCCTTTTCGTTGGCGTCCACATCCATGAGGGCGGTGAGGTCGAGACTGTTGTATTTGAGGCCTCTGGCTTCCATGGCGGCGTTGAGGGCCGCGGCGTAGCAGTACAGAGCCGCGGAACCGAGAAGCTGCTTGGCCGTGCCGCCGCGCTGATCGGCGGGCACGTTGGTGTTGTCGATGACGATGTTGCCGAGGGCTGCGCCACCGGTTTCAATGGTGTGGACATCCCCGTTTCTGTGATAGGCGACGGTAAGCTGCATGGCTTTTTCCTTGCTGGCGGGCGGAAGAGGTAGGAAAGCGCCCGGAGTACGCGGCGCGTGCTCCGGGCGCCGGAGAGAGAAGAGAAGGCTCTTTTAGGCGCAGTCGTGCTTGTCCCAGGGTTCGCGGTTGTCGCGCTGGATCACGGATTCCATGCGGGCGATGGCTTCCTTGAGCTTCTTGATTTCGTCGAGCTTCAGGTTGGGGTTCTTCATCACCTGGTAGATGAT includes the following:
- the lpdA gene encoding dihydrolipoyl dehydrogenase; translation: MRITVIGAGPGGYTAAFDAAKRGADVTLVESTWLGGTCLNCGCIPTKTLKSSAEALETIRRAGEFGISCEGAPSVDMPSVIARKRKVSETLRGGLEKTCRKLKVNVVMGRGRVVSANLVQATLADGTVQDIEGDRVIIATGSNVLNLPSLPVDGKYILSSNEALELDHVPARLIIVGGGVVGTELAFIFRAFGSEVTIVEGQNRLLPVPSVDEEMSRLLLREAKKKGIKVELARTVNATKVEDGRVFADLGPSPFLAPELVPASAKKPVTLEADCIFMTIGRVPVTDGLGLAEAGVATDKRGYITVNDQLETSVPGIYAIGDILGPARIMLAHMASAEAHVAVANIFGASEKPNYDVVPSGIFSSPEIGDVGLTEAQAKAKGFDVVTSEFQFRELGKAQAMGELPGVFKLVADKESGRLLGAHFAGAHATDLIAECALALEMGAKVSDIARTIHAHPTLAEGVMEAAAGIAE
- a CDS encoding OsmC family protein codes for the protein MQLTVAYHRNGDVHTIETGGAALGNIVIDNTNVPADQRGGTAKQLLGSAALYCYAAALNAAMEARGLKYNSLDLTALMDVDANEKGQSRVLKITITANVGIDEEDLDTFDRVARVMKNGCLVTGSLHDGIEMEYKLNPVCDDD